The nucleotide window GGACCGAGAGACCCAAAGAGCGGTCCTCCTCACGTTACAGGCTCGGTGTCGGCTGTGTCTTGAAGGGAAAAGAACCCTTCCAGACCTAGCCGACGGAATCGTGGATCCCGACTCCTCCATTCACTGGGGATCGTACCCCGCCCTGCTCGTCGCCGGCGCTCTCGCGACCGGCATTCTTATCGCCTCAACTGGCTGGCTGGTCTCACCGTGGACGTGGAGCGGCGGAGCAGGACTCAGCGTGCTGCTCTGGATAATGGCCACCTGGGATGAGCGACGGCGCCTTGTGTCGCTCGCCAACCTGATGCGCCTGTCTGGTGCGATCGTCCTCGGTATTTCAGTCGGGGCCCTGCGCCTGGTCGTCTTCGATGCACCGACCGATCGAAGTCTCCACCGCCAGGCCCAACACGTCATTGCGAACGGAGACACCACCACGATCACGGGACACGTTGCAGGTGCCCCAACGCGAGCAAATGGAAGCACGAGATTCAAGTTTTCGGTGGCCACCTGGCGAAGCGAAAACGATGTTCGCCCGGCCCGAGGAATGGTTCAGGTCACCCTCCGCTCTTCGCCCTGGGACGACGCGCCGGCGCCCTTCCCGGACGTGTTCGAAGGAGATCGACTCTCTCTCCATGGACAGCTGGAGCCGCCACCGGAACCACGCAATCCGGCCGACTTCGACTACGGCGCTTATCTCAGTCGGCGTGGCATCCACAGCACGCTCTACGTGTCGCAAGCGGCCGATGTGCGAATCCAAACACGGGCAAATGCACCTCTGCAGCGACTCGTCAACCAATCCAGAGCATGGATCCGCATGCTCACAGAGCGACATGTGCCAACCGACACGTCGCAAGCAGTCTTGCAAGCGCTCCTACTTGGGGATAAAAGCCACGTCAACGACCGGCAGCGAGAGGCTTTTGCGCGAACGGGCCTGATGCACCTGCTTGCCGTTTCGGGGCTTCACGTTCTGCTCGTCGGCATGGTGCTCTACACGCTTCTGCGCCCCATCCTTCACCGCCTTCGCCTTTCATGGCGCGCCATCGAGATCCTGCGAGCGGGGTTGACGATCGGCGTATTGGTTCTCTACATGCTGCTGACGGGCAGTCCACCGTCGGTTGTGCGAGCTGTGATCATGGCGGCACTGCTGATCGGGGGGATCGTTCTCCAGCGATCGGCGCACACGCTCAACACGCTCGGTGTGGCGGCCATCGTGTTGCTCATGCTGCGGCCGACGGCTCTGTTCGACGCCGGATTCCAGCTCTCCCTCTCGGCCGTGACCGGCATTGTCGTGCTCAACCCGCGCATCGAGGAAGCCAGCCGAGCCATTCTACCCGAACGGTGGATGACCATGGCTCCAGTCGAGTGGCTTGTATCGATGATAACGGTTTCGCTGGCAGCAACGCTCGGCACCGCGCCCGTCCTGCTCCATCATTTCGGCTTCGTTGCTCTGGGTGGCCTTGTACTGAACGTCGTGGCGATCCCACTCACGGCCATCGGGCTCACCGCTGGACTCCTGATGGTTCTTGCTAACCCAGTCGCCCCGGTTGCGGCCTCTTCATTTGGCATTGCAGCCGATGCGGCAATTCGACTGCTGGCGGAGACGGCTCTCTGGGGAGAAACGTGGATGGGGGCGGGTCTCGAACTCACGAACCCGAGTGGATGGACGCTTCTCGCGCTCATAACGGGCGTTCTCGTTGTTGCTCAATTTCCTCGCCCGCGACATCGATGGCGATTAGTCACAATAACGGGGTTAGCGATCTGTATTAGCTTCTTCGTCAGGCTTCTATCTGGAGATGCAACGCCAAAACTAACGGTGACATTCCTCGACGTCGGTCAGGGAGATGCCGTCCTCGTCACGACGCCGGAGCAGAGACACATGCTGATCGATGGAGGTCCCGTCACGCCATACAGTGACGCCGGTGCATCCGTGATTCAACCTCACCTCGAACATCTCGGGATTGAGTCCCTCGATGTTGTCGTGGCGACGCACCCAGACAGTGATCATCTCGGTGGATTGCCGACCCTCTTCGAATCGGTCTCCATTGGCCAGTTCATTCATAGCGGCCGCCGCGCCTCTTCGGACTTGTTCGAGCGAAGCCGAGCACTCCTCCACTCAAAGTCAATTCCCTCTCGCGCGGTCGTGACCGGAGATCGGTTGGCTCTGGGTTCCGACGTCATTGTCGAGGTTCTCAGCCCACCGCCGCAATCCATTTCGGGAGCCTGGTCCGAAAATGATGCATCGGTGGTTCTCGCGATGACCTTTGGGAAAACTCAGATCCTTCTACCCGGAGATATTGAGGCAACGGCCGAGGCGTGGCTTGTCGAGACCTTCGCCGAGGAGCTCGACGCAAATCTCGTCAAAGTTGCGCATCACGGCTCTTCGACGAGCAGTTCTTCTGCGCTGGTCCAATCCGTTACCGGCGGGTCGGTCTCCGAAATTATTGCCGTCATCCCAGTTGGCCGCCACAACAAATTCGGAATGCCCGTTCCAGAAATACTGACACGTTGGCATGAATCCGGAACGCGCGTTTTACGGACCGATCTCCACGGTTCTGTCTCTGTGCACAGCGATGGTCGATCTCTTTCTGCTCAAACGATTCGCTGATGGCAAACCCACGCCGAAAATCGCTGGGCACAAACGATGGATTTTGGTCACCCAGGTGTGGACGTGAAAATGTACTACTAACCGAGAATATCAGAGCGGAGTGAACTGGTATACTCTTGTATACCAAAGTTACCTGATCCAAACTGGTATACGGTCCACATACAGTTGTCTGGCTCGAAATCGGACTTATCCACACTTCCTTACTATGTACGAGGTGTATAAAATTTTTTTAGAAGAGTAGTGATTGTTGTTGGGCGTGTGGATATGTGGAGAACCAAATCGCCCACATTCGCAAGACGGCGATGTGTATAACTTGGGTATGGATCCCCAGGGATGTCCACAGTCGAGACCGGGTTCAACCATGACTTAGGTCGAAAAACCGGATATATCCCGAAGTTATCCACGTTTCCACACTTATCCACACCAAAACCGGGGGATCCGGGCGAAAAGTTGTGCACCGTTGTCCACACTGTTGAGAACTTTCGGAAATGTGTGGACGAACCACGAGGTTATGCACGGCCTTTCGCGCCGGTCTCCCGGTCAAGGTGTTATCAAGACGTTATGCCCCACTTGTCCACGGGTTATCCACAGTCATGTGGATGGCGTTATGAGGCGTTCTGGAGCAGGAAGCATAGATCGAAACTGGTACACTTACTTCCCCAATCGATCGAACATTTCCCGTTTATAGTCTTCGACGCCTGGCTGATTGAAGGGGTTAACGCCGAGCAGATAGCCGCTGACGGCGACCGCGTGCTCGAAGAAATACAGCAACTCTCCTAGCGGACCAGGGTCGATCGAGTCCATCCAGAGGGACAGAATCGGGACGCCGCC belongs to Longibacter salinarum and includes:
- a CDS encoding DNA internalization-related competence protein ComEC/Rec2, with amino-acid sequence MDPDSSIHWGSYPALLVAGALATGILIASTGWLVSPWTWSGGAGLSVLLWIMATWDERRRLVSLANLMRLSGAIVLGISVGALRLVVFDAPTDRSLHRQAQHVIANGDTTTITGHVAGAPTRANGSTRFKFSVATWRSENDVRPARGMVQVTLRSSPWDDAPAPFPDVFEGDRLSLHGQLEPPPEPRNPADFDYGAYLSRRGIHSTLYVSQAADVRIQTRANAPLQRLVNQSRAWIRMLTERHVPTDTSQAVLQALLLGDKSHVNDRQREAFARTGLMHLLAVSGLHVLLVGMVLYTLLRPILHRLRLSWRAIEILRAGLTIGVLVLYMLLTGSPPSVVRAVIMAALLIGGIVLQRSAHTLNTLGVAAIVLLMLRPTALFDAGFQLSLSAVTGIVVLNPRIEEASRAILPERWMTMAPVEWLVSMITVSLAATLGTAPVLLHHFGFVALGGLVLNVVAIPLTAIGLTAGLLMVLANPVAPVAASSFGIAADAAIRLLAETALWGETWMGAGLELTNPSGWTLLALITGVLVVAQFPRPRHRWRLVTITGLAICISFFVRLLSGDATPKLTVTFLDVGQGDAVLVTTPEQRHMLIDGGPVTPYSDAGASVIQPHLEHLGIESLDVVVATHPDSDHLGGLPTLFESVSIGQFIHSGRRASSDLFERSRALLHSKSIPSRAVVTGDRLALGSDVIVEVLSPPPQSISGAWSENDASVVLAMTFGKTQILLPGDIEATAEAWLVETFAEELDANLVKVAHHGSSTSSSSALVQSVTGGSVSEIIAVIPVGRHNKFGMPVPEILTRWHESGTRVLRTDLHGSVSVHSDGRSLSAQTIR